Proteins co-encoded in one Corylus avellana chromosome ca9, CavTom2PMs-1.0 genomic window:
- the LOC132192231 gene encoding putative pentatricopeptide repeat-containing protein At3g11460, mitochondrial, producing MTVRQSLISRTNKLLDFQTTATTTTSTGTLTTSPWNTRLRELAKQCQFTQALTLYRQMLRSGDPPNAFTFPFVLKSCAALSLPISGAQIHCHVIKTGCKREPFVQTSLISMYCKCSFVDYARKVFEESGGESRKLTVCYNALISGYTLNSRFYDGVVLFCKMREAGVSVNSVTMLGLVPLCTLPAHLGLGMCLHGCCVKFGLDTHNSVANCLLTMYVKCGAVDYALKLFNLMPEKGLITWNAMISGYAQNGLATHVLDLYHKMELSGIHPDAVTLVGVLSSCAHLGAHIVGREVERRIQCSGFGSNPFLSNALINMYARCGNLAKARAIFDHMPEKSLVSCTAIIGGYGMHGHGEIAVQLFDEMISSGIRPDKAVFVSVLSACSHAGLTDKGMDYFAAMEMIYGLQPGPEHYSCVVDLLGRAGRLNEAKELIESMHVKPDGPVWGALLGACKIHKNIQLAELAFERVIELEPMNIGYYVLLSNIYREAENLEGVVKVRAMMRERKLRKEPGYSYVEYNGRVHLFLAGDGTHPQAGEIHRMLDELENLVKENVGFYKNDQERRSNEELLSGMGMHSEKLAIAFGLLNTRPGTEIVVIKNLRICENCHLFIKLVSKTVDRQFVVRDATRFHHFRNGICSCKDYW from the coding sequence ATGACTGTCCGACAGTCGCTCATCTCTCGCACAAACAAACTACTGGACTTCCAAACCACCGCAACCACGACCACGAGCACAGGTACACTCACAACCAGCCCATGGAACACTCGCCTAAGAGAACTAGCAAAGCAATGCCAATTCACCCAAGCTCTCACTCTCTACCGCCAAATGCTCCGCTCTGGCGACCCACCCAATGCCTTCACGTTTCCTTTCGTTCTCAAATCCTGCGCCGCACTCTCTCTTCCAATATCCGGCGCGCAGATCCATTGCCACGTCATCAAGACCGGGTGCAAGCGCGAACCATTTGTACAGACTTCTTTGATTTCAATGTACTGTAAATGCTCTTTTGTTGATTATGCACGCAAAGTGTTTGAGGAAAGTGGTGGTGAATCGAGAAAGCTGACTGTTTGTTACAATGCTTTGATATCTGGGTATACGTTGAACTCGAGATTTTATGATGGGGTTGTGTTGTTTTGTAAAATGAGGGAAGCGGGTGTGTCAGTTAATTCAGTTACGATGTTGGGGTTAGTTCCTTTGTGCACGCTTCCTGCGCATTTGGGTCTTGGAATGTGTCTTCATGGTTGTTGTGTGAAGTTTGGGTTGGACACTCATAATTCTGTAGCAAATTGTTTGCTGACAATGTATGTGAAATGTGGAGCGGTTGATTATGCGCTGAAGTTGTTTAATTTGATGCCTGAAAAGGGTTTGATTACTTGGAATGCAATGATTTCTGGATATGCTCAAAATGGACTGGCTACCCATGTTTTGGACCTTTATCATAAGATGGAGTTGAGTGGGATTCATCCTGATGCGGTGACGCTTGTCGGGGTTCTCTCATCTTGTGCTCACCTTGGTGCCCATATTGTTGGTCGTGAGGTAGAACGGCGAATACAGTGTAGTGGGTTTGGTTCCAACCCGTTTCTGAGTAATGCTCTGATCAATATGTATGCTAGGTGTGGTAATTTGGCAAAGGCTCGTGCTATATTTGATCACATGCCTGAGAAAAGTTTAGTTTCGTGTACGGCAATCATAGGTGGGTATGGAATGCATGGACATGGGGAAATTGCAGTGCAGCTCTTTGATGAGATGATCAGCAGTGGAATCAGACCTGATAAAGCTGTTTTTGTAAGTGTCTTGTCTGCATGTAGTCATGCAGGACTAACTGACAAGGGCATGGATTATTTTGCTGCAATGGAGATGATTTATGGGTTGCAGCCAGGTCCAGAGCATTACTCTTGCGTGGTGGATCTTTTAGGCAGGGCTGGACGACTCAACGAAGCTAAGGAGCTCATTGAGTCAATGCATGTAAAACCTGATGGTCCAGTTTGGGGTGCCCTTCTGGGTGCCtgtaaaattcataaaaatatacaGCTAGCAGAATTGGCTTTTGAGCGGGTCATCGAgcttgaacctatgaatatcgGTTATTATGTGTTGTTATCAAATATATACCGTGAAGCAGAGAATTTGGAGGGGGTCGTGAAGGTTCGAGCAATGATGAGAGAGCGAAAACTCAGAAAAGAGCCTGGGTATAGTTATGTTGAATATAATGGGAGGGTTCACCTTTTCTTGGCTGGGGATGGAACTCACCCTCAAGCGGGGGAGATACATAGAAtgttggatgagttggaaaatTTAGTGAAGGAAAATGTTGGGTTTTATAAGAATGATCAAGAACGAAGAAGTAACGAAGAACTTCTAAGTGGTATGGGAATGCACAGTGAAAAACTGGCAATTGCATTTGGGCTCTTAAACACTAGGCCAGGGACAGAGATTGTTGTGATAAAGAACCTGAGGATCTGTGAAAATTGTCACTTGTTTATTAAGTTGGTTAGCAAGACTGTTGATCGTCAATTTGTTGTTAGAGATGCAACTCGTTTCCACCATTTCAGGAATGGGATCTGTTCTTGCAAAGATTATTGGTGA
- the LOC132192233 gene encoding rho GTPase-activating protein 5-like, producing MTEVLQSPSPSHFPSPSSSSTPNDGSHPHALLNSQTIEGHLGTEEEQEEVGGGDRKRKERDREGDQLSLLALLVAAFRKSLIGCSTSGSGKLSSMEIGWPSNVRHVAHVTFDRFHGFLGLPVEFEPEVPRRAPSASANVFGVSTESMQLSFDARGNSVPTILLMMQRRLYAQGGLQAEGIFRINADNSQEEYVRDQLNRGMIPDGIDVHCLAGLIKAWFRELPTGVLDSLSPEQVMQSQSEEECAHLVRLLPPIEAALLDWAINLMADVAQLEHLNKMNARNVAMVFAPNMTQMADPLTALMYAVQVMNFLKNLIVRTLKEREESVVESTPVSPLEPSDEDGHQSSFQTCLEEAEEEDKGDEEKLFVTEEPATESPGNTVQGYSTTERGAENFPPSSQIVNPGGNHSLVDNCPCEVASQVKSKSKELEDGGLTGPSGGVPTNVSKSKTSLSSLSSFKKGSKKVGLMSRSGGPAEKSQKTKGPGIVGRINSRTELVEAWR from the exons ATGACTGAGGTACTCCAATCCCCATCCCCATCTCACTTCCCTTCACCTTCAAGCTCTTCCACACCCAATGATGGCTCACACCCACATGCCCTTCTTAACAGCCAGACAATAGAGGGCCATTTGGGAACAGAGGAGGAACAAGAAGAGGTTGGAGGGGGAGACAGGAAAAGGAAGgaaagagacagagagggagATCAGCTGTCTCTTTTGGCACTTTTGGTGGCTGCTTTTAGGAAGTCTTTGATTGGGTGTAGTACTTCTGGGTCAGGGAAGCTCTCCTCCATGGAGATTGGGTGGCCTTCCAATGTCAGGCATGTTGCCCATGTTACCTTTGATCGATTCCATGGCTTTCTTGGCCTTCCTGTTGAGTTTGAACCCGAAGTGCCCAGAAGGGCTCCCAGTGCCAG TGCAAATGTTTTTGGGGTTTCAACGGAATCTATGCAGCTTTCATTTGATGCAAGAGGAAATAGTGTGCCAACAATACTGTTGATGATGCAAAGGCGCCTGTATGCACAAGGGGGCTTGCAG GCAGAAGGAATTTTCAGGATTAATGCTGATAACAGTCAAGAGGAGTATGTCCGTGACCAATTAAATAGGGGTATGATACCTGATGGTATTGATGTACACTGCTTGGCCGGTCTTATAAAG GCTTGGTTTAGGGAGCTCCCAACTGGTGTTTTGGACTCTCTCTCACCAGAGCAGGTGATGCAATCACAGTCAGAAGAGGAGTGTGCTCATCTCGTGAGGCTCCTTCCCCCAATAGAAGCTGCTCTGCTGGATTGGGCCATAAACTTAATGGCAGATGTTGCACAACTGGAACACTTGAACAAGATGAATGCTCGAAATGTTGCTATGGTATTTGCCCCAAACATGACTCAG ATGGCAGATCCATTGACTGCGTTGATGTATGCAGTCCAGGTGATGAATTTTCTCAAAAATCTTATCGTCAGGACtttaaaagaaagagaagagtcTGTGGTAGAGTCAACTCCTGTTTCTCCCCTAGAGCCTTCTGATGAAGATGGCCATCAAAGTTCTTTTCAAACATGTCTCGAGGAGGCCGAAGAGGAGGACAAGGGGGATGAAGAGAAATTATTTGTCACTGAAGAACCTGCAACAGAGAGCCCTGGTAACACAGTCCAAGGTTACTCCACAACTGAACGCGGAGCAGAAAATTTCCCACCTTCTAGTCAAATTGTCAATCCTGGGGGGAATCATTCTCTGGTTGATAATTGTCCCTGTGAGGTTGCATCTCAAgttaaaagtaaaagtaaagaacTTGAAGATGGGGGTTTAACAGGGCCAAGTGGAGGCGTTCCAACAAATGTTTCCAAGAGCAAAACTAGCCTATCAAGTTTGTCGAGCTTCAAGAAGGGGTCCAAAAAGGTCGGTCTGATGTCTCGGTCAGGAGGTCCTGCAGAGAAGAGTCAGAAGACCAAGGGACCCGGAATTGTCGGGCGTATAAACTCAAGGACAGAGCTGGTTGAAGCTTGGCGGTGA
- the LOC132192239 gene encoding probable small nuclear ribonucleoprotein G — translation MSRSGQPPDLKKYMDKKLQIKLNANRMVVGTLRGFDQFMNLVVDNTVEVNGNDRNDIGMVVIRGNSVVTVEALEPVNRSS, via the exons ATGAGCAGGTCGGGCCAGCCACCGGATCTCAAGAA GTATATGGACAAGAAGCTCCAGA TCAAGTTAAATGCAAATCGGATGGTCGTTGGAACACTTCGTGGGTTTGACCAGTTTATGAATCTAGTGGTTGACAACACTGTGGAAGTGAATGGAAATGATAGAAATGATATTGGCATGGTG GTGATCAGAGGAAATAGCGTGGTCACCGTTGAGGCTCTTGAGCCAGTAAACAGATCTTCTTAG
- the LOC132192237 gene encoding auxin-responsive protein SAUR21 yields MLGSKMVPFKKLAKKVKVKGGVNHHQNQEPSSHHECLLKEFGEEAHDHASLSSTTPVGFFALYVGEERQRFVVPTSFLSHPLIKMLLDKSYNEFGFEQTSGLVVPCSVSTFQEVLNAVECSNGKFDFGKLVEEFV; encoded by the coding sequence atgctgGGGAGCAAAATGGTGCCCTTCAAGAAGCTAGCAAAGAAGGTGAAGGTTAAGGGAGGAGttaatcatcatcaaaatcaggAGCCATCATCACATCACGAATGTTTGCTCAAAGAATTTGGGGAAGAAGCTCATGATCATGCTTCTCTTTCTTCCACAACCCCAGTTGGGTTCTTCGCTCTGTATGTAGGAGAGGAGCGCCAACGCTTCGTGGTTCCCACCAGCTTTCTCTCCCACCCACTCATCAAGATGTTGCTCGACAAGTCGTACAACGAGTTCGGGTTCGAGCAAACCTCCGGTCTGGTTGTTCCCTGCAGCGTCTCCACTTTCCAAGAGGTTTTAAACGCCGTAGAATGCAGCAACGGCAAGTTTGACTTCGGAAAACTCGTCGAGGAGTTTGTTTAA
- the LOC132192234 gene encoding uncharacterized protein LOC132192234, with amino-acid sequence MSGEPRSPEEEPRARPVGGTEYSWCKAVPTGTGTTVLALLLSKPPDISAIQTALHNLQNSHPILRSKLHFDATTRTFSYLIPPTPHLQIQPFDLSSTALILQSLHTPNDDDDHHHHHYSIPPFHLILEHELNQNTWHDPDNPLYADEDVFFASLYTLSEAQWALTLRLHTSACDRTAAVSLLRELLRLVTGGEGTETEFGDKGEVNLGIEELIPAGKANKPFWARGVDMLGYSLNSLRLANLDFRDVESPRITQMVKLQMSSNETQKLLAGCKSRGIKLCAVLAAAGLISGYTSKHLPDHQWEKYAVVTLTDCRSILDPALCSHHLGFYHSAIMNSHDISAEEKLWELANRCYTSFANAKNNNKHFTDMSDLNFLMIKAIDNPGLTTSSALRTAFISVFEDSVIDDSNGMHQQLGLEDYVGCASVHGVGPSIGIFDTIRNGALDCACVYPSPLHSREQMQELIDHMRRILADACNQVQSES; translated from the exons ATGTCTGGTGAGCCACGATCACCCGAGGAGGAGCCAAGGGCTCGACCCGTTGGCGGCACCGAGTACAGTTGGTGCAAGGCTGTGCCCACTGGCACGGGCACCACAGTCCTAGCCCTCCTCCTCTCTAAACCCCCAGACATCTCAGCCATCCAAACTGCCCTCCACAACCTCCAAAATTCCCACCCTATCCTCCGCTCCAAGCTCCACTTCGACGCCACCACTAGGACCTTCTCGTACCTCATCCCCCCCACCCCTCACCTCCAAATCCAGCCGTTCGATCTCTCATCAACGGCCCTCATCCTCCAAAGCCTCCACACCCCAAACGACGACGacgaccaccaccaccaccactatTCCATCCCCCCCTTCCATCTTATCCTCGAACACGAACTCAACCAGAACACGTGGCACGATCCTGACAATCCGTTGTACGCTGACGAGGATGTGTTCTTCGCGAGCCTGTACACTCTGAGCGAAGCCCAGTGGGCCCTGACGCTCAGGCTGCACACGTCAGCATGCGACCGTACGGCCGCGGTGTCACTGCTCAGGGAGTTGTTAAGGTTGGTGACGGGAGGGGAAGGGACAGAGACGGAATTTGGGGATAAAGGGGAGGTTAATTTGGGAATTGAGGAACTTATCCCAGCAGGAAAAGCCAACAAGCCGTTTTGGGCGCGTGGAGTGGACATGCTTGGATACTCTCTGAATTCGCTGAGGTTGGCGAACTTGGATTTTAGGGACGTGGAATCGCCCAGAATTACTCAGATGGTGAAGCTGCAGATGAGTTCAAATGAAACTCAGAAGCTTCTTGCA GGATGCAAGTCAAGAGGTATTAAGCTATGTGCAGTCTTGGCAGCGGCTGGATTGATTTCGGGTTATACCTCTAAACACCTCCCTGATCATCAGTGGGAGAAGTATGCTGTTGTAACTCTAACAGACTGCCGTTCAATTCTTGATCCAGCCCTTTGCAGTCACCATCTAG GATTCTACCATTCTGCCATTATGAATTCACATGACATATCTGCAGAAGAAAAACTATGGGAACTGGCAAATAGATGCTACACGTCCTTTGCAAATGCTAAGAACAACAACAAGCATTTCACGGACATGTCTGACCTGAACTTCCTCATGATTAAGGCCATTGATAATCCCGGATTGACCACGTCATCGGCCTTGAGAACCGCCTTCATCTCGGTGTTTGAGGACTCTGTTATTGATGATTCTAATGGAATGCATCAACAGCTAGGATTGGAGGATTATGTGGGATGCGCTTCCGTCCATGGCGTTGGTCCATCCATCGGCATATTTGATACCATACGAAATGGTGCTTTGGATTGTGCATGTGTGTATCCATCGCCGCTGCATTCGAGGGAACAGATGCAAGAGCTAATTGATCATATGAGGAGAATTCTTGCGGATGCTTGCAACCAGGTCCAGAGTGAGAGCTAG
- the LOC132192235 gene encoding uncharacterized protein LOC132192235, which produces MATPKSRPVGGTEYGLWRAVPGGTGIAVLALLVSKAPDILRLQNAIDKLQNLHPILKSRLILHSNTVSFNTSPAPFVQIKSHSTLECLSSPENHSNISPFHLVLEHELNQNTWSSSCSNTADMLFFASIYALPNTKWVVVLRLHLSAFDRTTAASLLRELLVLMGEGEEGEETHKEMAMSLGIEDLIPRGKAKKKALWTRGVDMLSYSVSSLSLTNLKFQDPRSPRSSQVVRLQINQSETHRILAGCKSRGIKLSGALVAAGLIAAYASKRRADNQGKKYGVTTLVDCRSILDPPLSSHHFGFYHAAILNTHVMKGGEKLWELAQKMYMAFANSKKCNKHLSDMADLNFLMCKAIENPGLTPASSLRVSFMSVFEDPVIINDHDHDQPATDQLGLEDYMWCASVHGVGPSIAIFDTIRDGCLDCACVYPAPLHSREQIQELVDTMKAVLVDGGNHVQETYMHHASCMADGSVGS; this is translated from the exons ATGGCTACCCCCAAGAGCCGACCGGTCGGTGGCACCGAGTATGGCTTGTGGCGAGCGGTGCCTGGCGGCACCGGCATAGCAGTGCTCGCTCTCCTCGTCTCCAAAGCTCCAGATATTTTGCGTCTGCAAAATGCCATCGACAAGCTCCAAAATTTGCATCCAATTCTCAAGTCAAGATTAATCCTCCATTCCAACACAGTCTCCTTCAACACATCTCCAGCTCCATTCGTTCAAATAAAATCACACAGTACTCTAGAATGCCTCTCCAGCCCTGAAAACCACTCCAATATCTCACCCTTCCATTTAGTCCTTGAACATGAACTGAACCAAAACACTTGGTCGTCATCATGCAGCAACACCGCTGACATGCTGTTCTTTGCAAGCATATATGCTCTTCCCAATACAAAGTGGGTTGTGGTGCTCCGGCTTCACCTCTCGGCGTTCGACCGCACCACGGCGGCGTCTCTGCTGAGAGAGTTGCTGGTTTTGATgggtgaaggagaagaaggagaagagacaCACAAGGAAATGGCCATGAGTTTGGGAATTGAGGATCTTATTCCTAGAGGGAAGGCCAAGAAGAAGGCTTTGTGGACACGTGGGGTTGACATGCTTAGTTACTCCGTCAGTTCTCTCAGCctcacaaatttgaaattccaAGATCCAAGGTCACCTAGATCTTCTCAAGTTGTCAGGCTGCAAATCAACCAAAGTGAAACACACAGAATTCTCGCT GGTTGCAAATCAAGAGGGATCAAACTAAGCGGGGCATTGGTAGCAGCTGGATTGATAGCTGCATACGCCTCTAAACGTCGAGCTGATAATCAAGGAAAGAAGTATGGAGTGACGACTCTCGTTGATTGTCGTTCCATTCTTGACCCACCTCTTTCCTCTCACCATTTTG GATTTTACCACGCTGCGATCCTCAACACCCATGTCATGAAAGGAGGAGAAAAGCTGTGGGAGCTGGCCCAGAAAATGTACATGGCGTTTGCAAACTCTAAGAAGTGCAACAAGCACTTGTCGGACATGGCAGACCTGAACTTCCTCATGTGCAAGGCCATTGAAAACCCTGGCTTGACCCCAGCGTCTTCCTTGAGGGTGTCCTTCATGTCGGTCTTTGAGGACCCAGTGATAATTaatgatcatgatcatgatcagcCGGCCACCGATCAGCTCGGACTGGAGGACTACATGTGGTGCGCCTCCGTTCACGGCGTCGGTCCGTCCATTGCAATCTTTGACACAATAAGGGATGGGTGTCTGGATTGCGCATGCGTCTATCCGGCGCCGTTGCACTCCAGAGAGCAAATCCAAGAGCTGGTTGATACCATGAAGGCTGTTCTTGTGGATGGTGGTAACCATGTGCAGGAGACATACATGcatcatgcatcatgcatggcTGATGGCTCGGTTGGTAGTTAA
- the LOC132192238 gene encoding uncharacterized protein LOC132192238: MAFANSKKCNKHLSDMADLNFLTCKAIENPGLTPASSLRKSFMSVFEDPVIDDHDRPATDQVGLEDYMGCASVHGVGPSIAIFDTIRDGRLDCVCVNPAPLHSREQMQELVDTMKAVLVDCGT; the protein is encoded by the coding sequence ATGGCGTTTGCAAACTCTAAGAAGTGCAACAAGCACTTGTCGGACATGGCTGACCTGAACTTCCTCACGTGCAAGGCCATTGAAAACCCTGGCTTGACCCCAGCGTCTTCCTTGAGGAAGTCCTTCATGTCGGTCTTCGAAGACCCAGTGATTGATGATCATGATCGGCCGGCCACTGATCAGGTCGGACTGGAGGACTACATGGGGTGCGCCTCCGTTCACGGCGTCGGTCCATCCATTGCAATCTTCGACACAATAAGGGATGGGCGTCTGGATTGCGTATGCGTGAATCCGGCGCCGTTGCACTCCAGAGAGCAAATGCAAGAGCTGGTTGATACCATGAAGGCTGTTCTTGTGGATTGTGGTACGTAA
- the LOC132191691 gene encoding uncharacterized protein LOC132191691 produces MFSQSQRRLNPRSVEPKGQPVGGTEYSWCRAVPGGTGIGVLALLVSKAPDISRLQNAINKLQNFHPILKSRLIHYSTNAASFITSPAPFVQIKSHSTLECLSSPENHSNISPFHLVLEHELNQNTWSSSCSNTADMLFFASIYALPNTKWVVVLRLHLSAFDRTTAASLLRELLVLMEIRKNQYCLECEEDLGVFGDLCLVGCGAPASRLGMRPNHGGVSAERVAGFDGCKSRRIKLCGALVAAGLIAAYTSKRRADNQGKKYGVTTLIDCRSILDPPLSSHHFGNLSSPHISTY; encoded by the exons ATGTTTAGCCAGAGCCAGAGGCGGCTCAACCCACGAAGTGTCGAGCCCAAGGGCCAGCCGGTTGGTGGCACCGAGTATAGCTGGTGCCGGGCGGTGCCAGGTGGGACCGGCATAGGAGTCCTCGCTCTCCTCGTCTCCAAGGCTCCAGATATTTCACGTCTGCAAAATGCCATCAACAAGCTCCAAAATTTCCATCCGATTCTCAAGTCCAGATTAATCCATTATTCCACAAACGCAGCCTCCTTCATCACATCTCCGGCTCCATTCGTTCAAATAAAATCACACAGTACTCTAGAATGCCTCTCCAGCCCTGAAAACCACTCCAATATCTCACCCTTCCATTTAGTCCTTGAACATGAACTGAACCAAAACACTTGGTCGTCATCATGCAGCAACACCGCTGACATGCTGTTCTTTGCAAGCATATATGCTCTTCCCAATACAAAGTGGGTTGTGGTGCTCCGGCTTCACCTCTCGGCGTTCGACCGCACCACGGCGGCGTCTCTGCTGAGAGAGTTGCTGGTTTTGATGG AAATTAGGAAGAACCAGTATTGTTTAGAGTGTGAGGAAGacttgggtgtatttggggatTTGTGTTT AGTGGGTTGTGGTGCTCCGGCTTCACGTCTCGGCATGCGACCGAACCACGGCGGTGTCTCTGCTGAGAGAGTTGCTGGTTTTGAT GGTTGCAAATCAAGAAGGATTAAACTTTGCGGGGCATTGGTTGCAGCTGGATTGATAGCCGCTTACACCTCTAAGCGTCGAGCTGATAATCAAGGAAAGAAGTATGGAGTGACGACTCTCATTGATTGTCGTTCCATTCTTGACCCGCCTCTTTCCTCTCACCATTTTGGTAACCTCAGTAGTCCACATATATCTACGTATTAA